A stretch of Caenibius tardaugens NBRC 16725 DNA encodes these proteins:
- a CDS encoding SLC13 family permease, whose protein sequence is MTADQILTLVVLAAVVGMLIWDRLRADVVALAGSAVLLMTGVVRPVDVQGAFASPAIIALASLFVIVYALELSGLLDRAIILAVRMCRRLGAAGIWLMLTMIGSASCFLNSTPIVVLAAPVIRDVSNAMKLSPKRFLMPLSYITVLTGCCTLIGTSTNLIVDDMAAVAGQPRFGIFEITPVGLPMALLGGVYLYFFSGRLIRYQDEPDQAPVPSSFHMDETHIGNAQVGDAHVFEERRPLVPWKAWAALGTFAGAIVLATMNVAPIAATAFAGAVLLILLRVISADEAYRGLKPDILILIAGMVVIGIAIEQSGLAAQASDVLINSVHGLSPLVALVMLYIVTMVLTELLSNATVAVLVTPIAVALAESMGVSPRPFIVAVMMAASAAFATPFGYQTNVIVYQMAGYRYMDFVRMGLPLNVLTGAVAITAILVFFPF, encoded by the coding sequence ATGACTGCAGATCAGATCCTCACGCTGGTTGTTCTTGCTGCCGTGGTCGGCATGCTGATCTGGGACAGGTTGCGCGCTGATGTCGTGGCCTTGGCCGGTTCGGCGGTGCTGTTGATGACCGGGGTCGTGCGGCCGGTGGATGTGCAGGGCGCATTCGCCAGCCCGGCGATTATCGCGCTCGCATCGCTGTTCGTGATTGTTTACGCGCTGGAACTGTCCGGTCTGCTGGACCGTGCGATCATCTTGGCGGTCAGGATGTGCCGCAGGTTGGGGGCGGCGGGAATCTGGCTGATGCTGACCATGATCGGGTCGGCCTCGTGCTTCCTCAACAGCACCCCGATTGTCGTGCTGGCGGCGCCGGTTATTCGCGATGTGTCCAACGCGATGAAGCTGTCGCCCAAGCGTTTCCTGATGCCCTTGTCCTACATCACGGTGCTGACAGGCTGTTGTACCCTGATCGGCACGTCCACCAATCTGATTGTCGATGATATGGCCGCCGTTGCGGGGCAACCGCGCTTCGGCATTTTTGAGATCACGCCGGTAGGCCTGCCGATGGCGCTGTTGGGCGGGGTCTATCTCTACTTCTTCAGCGGGCGCCTGATCCGTTATCAGGATGAACCGGATCAGGCGCCGGTGCCCTCCTCGTTCCATATGGACGAAACGCATATCGGCAATGCGCAAGTCGGCGATGCCCATGTGTTCGAAGAACGCCGCCCGCTGGTGCCGTGGAAGGCCTGGGCCGCGCTCGGCACGTTTGCCGGGGCGATCGTGCTGGCAACAATGAATGTCGCGCCGATTGCCGCCACTGCCTTTGCCGGGGCGGTGCTGCTGATCCTTTTGCGCGTGATCAGCGCGGACGAGGCCTATCGCGGGCTCAAGCCGGATATCCTGATCCTGATCGCCGGGATGGTGGTGATCGGGATCGCGATCGAGCAGAGCGGGCTGGCCGCACAGGCATCGGATGTGCTGATCAATTCGGTCCACGGGCTGAGCCCGCTGGTGGCGCTGGTCATGCTCTATATCGTCACCATGGTGCTGACCGAACTGCTGTCCAACGCCACGGTGGCGGTGCTGGTCACGCCGATTGCGGTGGCCCTGGCGGAAAGCATGGGGGTGAGCCCGCGCCCGTTTATCGTGGCGGTGATGATGGCGGCCAGTGCGGCCTTTGCCACGCCGTTCGGGTATCAGACCAATGTCATCGTCTATCAGATGGCCGGGTATCGCTATATGGACTTCGTGCGGATGGGCCTGCCATTGAATGTGCTGACCGGCGCGGTGGCGATCACGGCTATTCTGGTGTTTTTCCCGTTCTGA